In a genomic window of Pseudomonas mohnii:
- a CDS encoding S66 peptidase family protein, translating into MTVPPTHTLCPNAPVPALPMEGLIGVIAPAGPAALDTHKAVQWMRARGYSLKVFPGVYEKEGYLAGSDEVRLNDLHAAFADPEVDAIICLRGGYGTPRLLDRIDFELLRNNAKPFIGYSDITALHLAISRHAGFVTFHGPLLNADLLGKRQQPTESSFLNMLRGHLKAGSVLAHPEAYPLTTIAPGIAHGRLLGGNLSMIAATMGTPYEIDAEGVILFIEDINEPLYRIDRLLTHLRLAGTLRKLRGVLVGDVAGVDVSSLDRLLKQAFEPFRIPVLSGWRSGHCDPNLTLPMGALVRLNAGRQELVLEQDVVIRR; encoded by the coding sequence ATGACAGTTCCACCGACCCACACTCTTTGTCCAAATGCTCCCGTTCCGGCATTGCCGATGGAAGGGCTGATTGGCGTCATTGCGCCTGCCGGTCCCGCTGCGCTGGACACCCACAAGGCCGTACAGTGGATGCGCGCCCGAGGTTATTCGCTCAAAGTGTTTCCCGGCGTCTACGAAAAGGAAGGCTACCTGGCCGGTAGCGATGAGGTGCGGCTGAACGATTTGCATGCGGCATTTGCCGATCCTGAAGTCGACGCCATCATCTGCCTGCGAGGTGGTTATGGCACGCCACGCTTGCTTGACCGTATCGATTTCGAGCTGCTGCGCAATAACGCCAAGCCATTCATCGGTTATAGCGACATTACTGCGTTGCATCTGGCGATCAGTCGCCATGCAGGGTTTGTGACGTTCCATGGTCCACTGCTCAACGCCGACCTGCTCGGCAAACGACAACAACCCACCGAGTCTTCGTTCCTCAACATGCTGCGCGGCCATTTGAAGGCGGGCAGCGTGCTCGCGCATCCCGAGGCCTACCCATTGACCACGATCGCGCCTGGCATCGCTCACGGGCGTTTGCTGGGTGGGAACCTGTCGATGATTGCCGCGACCATGGGCACGCCTTACGAGATCGACGCCGAGGGTGTCATCCTGTTTATCGAAGACATCAACGAACCGCTGTATCGCATCGATCGATTGCTGACTCATCTGCGACTCGCCGGGACGCTGCGCAAGCTGCGTGGCGTTCTGGTCGGGGACGTGGCGGGGGTCGATGTGTCCTCCCTGGATCGATTGCTCAAGCAGGCGTTCGAGCCATTTCGGATTCCGGTGCTATCCGGGTGGCGCAGCGGGCATTGTGACCCGAATTTGACGTTGCCCATGGGCGCGCTGGTCAGGCTGAATGCGGGCAGGCAAGAGCTGGTGCTGGAACAGGATGTGGTGATCAGGCGCTAG
- a CDS encoding lytic murein transglycosylase: protein MPLCLSRRWHLRQLIAASSLILLVACAEKPTAADAQPLQTLPVTTAPAVVAPVVPSDDNLDIQPTQTFAEWQAGFRKDAMAAGIRADLFDRAFANVSFDPSVIRADRSQPEFTRPVWEYLDGALSPLRVRKGQSLVSQYDGILQSIEQRYGVDRQALVAVWGMESNFGQFQGNKSVINSLASLAYEGRRPGFAHAQLIAALQILQQGDIEPEKMLGSWAGAMGQTQFIPTTYNTHAVDFDGDGRRDIWGSASDALASTAHYLQSSGWQKGQPWGFEVQLPGNFNYMLADGTIRKSVAEWRQLGITLPNGGQVPAGTEQLSAALLLPAGYRGPAFLVLDNFRAILKYNNSSSYALAVSLLSERFNGAGLINGSWPKDDLPLSRSERIELQNLLSAQNYDAGTADGIIGANTRKAIRSAQQSFGWPADGYPTHKLLEGLRSR, encoded by the coding sequence ATGCCCCTTTGTCTTTCCCGTCGTTGGCACCTACGCCAATTGATAGCTGCCTCCAGCCTCATTTTGCTAGTCGCCTGCGCGGAAAAACCCACCGCCGCCGACGCCCAGCCGCTTCAGACCCTTCCTGTCACCACCGCACCTGCAGTGGTAGCGCCAGTGGTACCAAGCGACGACAATCTCGACATCCAGCCGACCCAGACCTTCGCCGAATGGCAGGCCGGTTTCCGCAAGGACGCCATGGCCGCCGGCATCCGCGCCGACCTCTTCGACCGCGCCTTCGCTAACGTCAGCTTCGACCCCAGCGTGATTCGTGCCGACCGCAGCCAGCCGGAGTTCACCCGGCCGGTATGGGAATACCTGGACGGCGCCCTGTCGCCACTGCGGGTGCGCAAGGGGCAGTCACTGGTCAGCCAATACGACGGCATTCTTCAAAGCATCGAGCAGCGATACGGCGTCGATCGCCAGGCCCTGGTCGCCGTGTGGGGCATGGAAAGTAACTTCGGCCAGTTCCAGGGCAACAAGTCGGTGATCAACTCACTGGCGTCCCTGGCCTACGAAGGCCGACGCCCCGGCTTCGCCCATGCGCAATTAATCGCAGCCCTGCAGATTCTGCAACAAGGCGACATCGAACCGGAGAAAATGCTCGGTTCCTGGGCCGGCGCCATGGGCCAGACCCAGTTCATCCCGACCACCTACAACACCCACGCCGTGGACTTCGATGGCGACGGTCGACGAGATATCTGGGGCAGTGCCAGCGACGCCCTCGCGTCGACCGCGCATTACCTGCAAAGCTCCGGATGGCAGAAAGGCCAGCCATGGGGCTTCGAAGTGCAACTGCCGGGCAACTTCAATTACATGCTGGCTGACGGCACAATTCGTAAAAGTGTCGCCGAATGGCGCCAACTGGGCATCACACTGCCCAATGGCGGGCAGGTCCCGGCGGGCACAGAGCAACTGTCTGCGGCCTTGCTGCTGCCAGCCGGCTATCGCGGCCCGGCATTCCTCGTGCTCGATAACTTCCGGGCGATCCTCAAGTACAACAACTCTTCGTCCTACGCCCTGGCGGTGAGCCTGTTGTCCGAGCGTTTCAACGGTGCGGGCCTGATCAACGGCTCCTGGCCGAAAGATGATTTGCCATTGAGCCGTTCCGAGCGCATTGAACTGCAAAACCTGCTGAGCGCGCAAAACTACGATGCGGGCACTGCCGACGGCATCATCGGCGCCAACACGCGCAAGGCGATCCGCAGCGCCCAGCAGTCATTCGGCTGGCCAGCCGATGGTTACCCGACGCACAAGTTGCTGGAAGGTCTTCGCAGCCGCTGA
- the arfA gene encoding alternative ribosome rescue factor ArfA — protein sequence MSKKPSKRGPNKAKSIIAQPLFRSRQERAGKGKGSYRREAFQSNSWEASYFLAA from the coding sequence ATGAGCAAAAAGCCGTCCAAACGCGGCCCCAACAAGGCCAAATCCATCATCGCCCAGCCACTGTTCCGCAGCCGTCAGGAACGAGCCGGCAAGGGCAAAGGCAGCTACCGCCGCGAAGCCTTCCAGTCTAATAGCTGGGAGGCTTCTTACTTTCTGGCAGCCTGA
- the holA gene encoding DNA polymerase III subunit delta — translation MKLAPAQLAKHLQGALAPVYVISGDDPLLCQEAADAIRAAARQQGFDERQVFAADASFDWGTLLQAGASMSLFAEKRLLELRLPSGKPGDKGAAALIEYCSRPAEDTVLLISLPKLDGSAQKTKWGKALVEGQQTQFVQIWPVDVSQLPSWIRQRLSQAGLSASQDAVELIAARVEGNLLAAAQEIEKLKLMAEGGQITIETVQAAVADSARFDVFGLTDAILNGEAAHALRMLEGLRGEGVEPPVILWALARELRLLANISLQYSQGTPLDKAFSQAKPPVWDKRKPLMSKALQRYSAQRWAQLLLEAQRIDAQIKGQAAGSPWMSLSRLTLLMAGQRLTLPAE, via the coding sequence TCATCAGTGGCGACGACCCCTTGCTGTGTCAGGAAGCGGCCGACGCCATCCGCGCTGCCGCTCGCCAGCAAGGTTTTGATGAACGCCAGGTCTTTGCCGCCGATGCCAGTTTCGACTGGGGTACGCTGCTGCAAGCCGGTGCCAGCATGTCGCTGTTCGCCGAAAAACGCCTGCTGGAACTGCGTCTGCCCTCCGGCAAGCCCGGTGACAAGGGCGCCGCCGCTCTCATCGAGTACTGCTCGCGACCGGCCGAAGACACGGTGCTGTTGATCAGCCTGCCAAAGCTCGATGGCAGCGCGCAGAAAACCAAGTGGGGCAAGGCGTTGGTCGAAGGCCAGCAAACCCAGTTCGTGCAGATCTGGCCGGTGGATGTCAGCCAGTTGCCGAGCTGGATCCGACAGCGACTGTCCCAGGCCGGGCTTTCCGCCAGTCAGGATGCGGTCGAGCTGATCGCCGCGCGGGTCGAAGGCAACCTGCTGGCCGCCGCCCAGGAAATCGAAAAACTCAAGCTGATGGCCGAAGGTGGTCAGATCACGATCGAAACCGTGCAGGCCGCGGTGGCCGACAGTGCGCGCTTCGATGTCTTCGGGCTGACCGATGCGATTCTCAACGGCGAAGCCGCCCATGCCCTGCGCATGCTCGAAGGGCTGCGCGGGGAAGGCGTCGAACCGCCGGTCATTCTCTGGGCGCTGGCCCGGGAACTGCGCCTACTGGCCAATATCTCGTTGCAATACAGCCAGGGAACGCCCTTGGACAAAGCCTTCAGCCAGGCCAAACCACCTGTCTGGGACAAGCGCAAGCCGCTGATGAGCAAAGCCCTGCAACGTTATTCGGCGCAACGCTGGGCGCAGTTGCTACTCGAAGCGCAGCGCATCGATGCACAGATCAAGGGCCAGGCCGCCGGCTCGCCCTGGATGAGCCTGAGTCGGTTAACGTTGTTGATGGCGGGCCAGCGCCTTACCTTGCCTGCCGAGTAA